Genomic window (Takifugu rubripes chromosome 1, fTakRub1.2, whole genome shotgun sequence):
CAAGATGATATTAGTTagttgctaatgctagctacCATCACCCGCTCCATCATTTTACACTTCCGCATCTGTCTTCTTCTATTCCAGAAATTAGACACCCGACACCTGATTTGGAATGTTAGCGCCCCCTTTGACAACTGCACTTACTCCTATACCTTTCGGGTTATTTTGTTCATGGCCAATGTCATTCAAATTTACATATGCCATATCTGTCTACATAATAAATATTaagctttttaaaatcacattaacTAATGCATTAAAACTGTATGATCAATATgatttgaacagttttactgtttttaGGATTTACAGCCTAAATGCATAAACTACAGAGCTCCTCTGTAGTCAAATTGGCTCAACTTTACAATACAGTGTCTACAAGATTAAAGAGGACAGTTGGGAGACCTTCAGCTCCATTGGGATCAAGGATTCTCAACAGTCCAGATGACATCTTTAAACACAACATGTGGTAAATTTATTGTTCAGTTTTTCCTTTCAtccattttgtatttatttgcatttttcacCTCTACTCtctaaatttgattttttttaaagaaaaaacgcTCAACACTGACTTCTATATTaacataaattacattttaggGATCACATACAGTGGAGTGAAGAGGACATAGAAAATGCACggcagaaagcagaagaaaattCCAGCATACGAATTCCATTACAGGAACAAAGTAAATGATGTATTCCGTTAAACATTCTATTGGTGATGCACagaaaatattaattttaatgTCACTCTCCAACACACAGGCAAATTTGACCTCCAAGCTTTTCAGTACTGGGACAAGTTTTATACGATGCATCAGCATAAGTTTTTTAAAGATCGAAGGTGGCTGTTTTTAGAGTTCCCAGAACTGATACCAACAGGGGCAGAAGGCCAGGCCACAGACATGTGTCTACCTTCAGCATCCAGCATAAACACAAAGGccagacaaacagagagagaagacaACCAACCCAACGGTCCCACACACCATCAGAAACATACCTCCAGTGAACAAAACTGCTTTCCAAGAACAGAACAAGAGGAAGATAACAACAACCTAAAGACGTTCCCTGGCCAACATGCATCGTTCAGGATCTTGGAGGTTTTCAAATTTATCCATGTATTGGTCCCTTGATGTGCTGCTAGAACCTTATGAATGGAATTGAAATGTTTTATACAATGTAATGTTGCACAACAACACTTGCAATGTTAAGTTTCTGTTGgctgaaacagcagcaaatgtatttttcttcaCAGGTTGGATGTGGGGTGGGCAACAGTGTTTTCCCCATCATTAATTCCATAAAGTGAGTATACATTTTGAGATTCTTGAATCAATAAATGTACTTTTTCATTGATACAGTACagcattattttaaacattttattttcaacatgGAAACTATTCtgacatatttttattttgaatttctggGGACAGAGCAATAATACAGGGGAATTTGCTACAGCTCAGGCTTTACTTGACATAacccaccagcagcaacaaatcTTTTTAAAGTTGATTTAGAATTTAGGAAGACCTTTGTTAAATTTAATACACTCTCTAGAAAGCAGCTTAGTTTTAACGGAAATTCTATTTTAAGACTGTAAAGGCTTTGTAACCCTGAAGTTAGAAAAACCCATTACTGGAGTCTCATATTCCAGAAACCCTAACTGATTCTGAGTTAGATACCATGGTAACAGAGTGAGTGCTCCTCACAAACAAGCTCAGACTTTCTCACTATCTGCTGGATCACACTGAAGTCACTGACATGAAATTGTTCATTATTATTGACATAAATATCAAATATCGCACTAGGAGATTTCAATGTTTTGAAGCCATGTGGAGTTATAGATAGACTTATACCACACAGGATGACTATTATCTGATAAACTGTAAGTGTCTGGTTTGATATAGCAACTAAAATGGCTAGTTATTCCCGGAAATTGGATTGTTTTCCCCAGAGTTTTACTCTCAATGGTtgtgattgtttttttaatctttttttattaaattccTCTAGGACTTAAGCATAGAGCATCTAATTTGAACATTAGCACCAATCTCAGTCTTTTCTATGAACCACTGACACTGAAAAATGCCCTTTATATTTTGTTAATTGGTTTATTGACaggttatttttaatttttactcTTTTACAAATCACACAACTATGAAGGTATAACTGCCTCaaattttgaaacatttaactTTATCAACTcctttttattaaatatatcaGATTTATTACGGTatatggattttatttttcatttcattttagatAGAGCGATTTAGCTGCTCTTAAGTTGCAGCtaaatgaaaatacatttttaataccATGTCATTCTCTCACCTTTGATATATTAATGGGCGAAAAGAtcaaatactgtaaatgttgaATTGTATTCATTCTGATTTTTGCCATCTACCTCTCAGGATCATTATACTTGAAACTGTATCTCAGTTAATGAATATGACATACTTAGCTATCTACATATGTATTCAATATTTATCATGTATTGTTGTATATTTTATGCCGTTTTGTCtctacttttttctttttttttaatacagaGAAAccgatgcatttttattttgttgtgacTTCTCACCATATGCTGTTCAGCTGGTCAAGGTATCATCTTCTACAGTTCTTTTACTATAAATATGCAGTCTGATTAGGtggttaaaatatatatatattttttttttttaacttagaACAGGTACAGATTAATTGACATTCAGATGACATGAGGTGCATGCTTAATTCAGATGTACTAACAGAAGATTTCATTCTAACACCCTAATTTCTGCCACATTCTTAAATAATAAACCTGCCTGATGGATTTTTCTTCCTGCACAGGTGGCTTTCAGTCATCTATGCTTTGTCAGTGCAGCAAAACGTTGCCTAACCAGTAAATTATATATCTGTGCAATATGCAACATGTAAAGGCAACATAACAGTGgtctacttcctgtcagcatGTA
Coding sequences:
- the mettl8 gene encoding tRNA N(3)-cytidine methyltransferase METTL8, mitochondrial isoform X1, with the protein product MHKLQSSSVVKLAQLYNTVSTRLKRTVGRPSAPLGSRILNSPDDIFKHNMWDHIQWSEEDIENARQKAEENSSIRIPLQEQSKFDLQAFQYWDKFYTMHQHKFFKDRRWLFLEFPELIPTGAEGQATDMCLPSASSINTKARQTEREDNQPNGPTHHQKHTSSEQNCFPRTEQEEDNNNLKTFPGQHASFRILEVGCGVGNSVFPIINSIKETDAFLFCCDFSPYAVQLVKAHPEYNESVCHAFVHDICEETACFPFPPQSLDVILAVFVLSAIHPDRLQGVVNRLSSYLKHGGIFLFRDYGRYDFSQLRFKKGQCLSENFYTRGDGTCVYFFTKDEIHYLFTKAGLEEVQNLQDRRLQVNRGKKVSMLRVWMQSKYRKPDPPQPS
- the mettl8 gene encoding tRNA N(3)-cytidine methyltransferase METTL8, mitochondrial isoform X2; this encodes MWDHIQWSEEDIENARQKAEENSSIRIPLQEQSKFDLQAFQYWDKFYTMHQHKFFKDRRWLFLEFPELIPTGAEGQATDMCLPSASSINTKARQTEREDNQPNGPTHHQKHTSSEQNCFPRTEQEEDNNNLKTFPGQHASFRILEVGCGVGNSVFPIINSIKETDAFLFCCDFSPYAVQLVKAHPEYNESVCHAFVHDICEETACFPFPPQSLDVILAVFVLSAIHPDRLQGVVNRLSSYLKHGGIFLFRDYGRYDFSQLRFKKGQCLSENFYTRGDGTCVYFFTKDEIHYLFTKAGLEEVQNLQDRRLQVNRGKKVSMLRVWMQSKYRKPDPPQPS